The following proteins are encoded in a genomic region of Oryza brachyantha chromosome 11, ObraRS2, whole genome shotgun sequence:
- the LOC102702141 gene encoding aminopeptidase P1 produces MATAAAARDALLDELRARMAAHSPPLHALVIPSEDAHQSEYVSERDKRRQFISGFTGSAGLALVTMNDALLWTDGRYFLQAEQQLSDRWKLMRMGEDPPVEVWIADNLSDEAVIGINPWCISVDTAQRYEHAFSKKHQILFQLSSDLVDEIWKDRPLAEALPVVVHPVEYAGRSVTEKLKELREKLLNEKARGIIIAALDEVAWLYNIRGNDVHYSPVVHSYSIVTSHSAFFYVDKRKVSVEVQNYMTENGIDIRDYNMVQSDVSLLASGQLKGSAVNGTSHVENDMNENSKVWIDSNSCCLALYSKLDDQVLMLQSPIALPKAVKNPVELDGLRKAHIRDGAAVVQYLAWLDSQMQENYGASGYFSAAKGSQKKEHMEVKLTEVSVSDKLEGFRASKEHFKGLSFPTISSVGPNAAVIHYSPEASSCAELDADKIYLCDSGAQYLDGTTDITRTVHFGKPSEHEKSCYTAVLKGHIALDIAVFPNGTTGHALDILARTPLWKSGLDYRHGTGHGIGSYLNVHEGPHLISFRPSARNVPLQASMTVTDEPGYYEDGSFGIRLENVLILKEANTKFNFGDKGYLAFEHITWAPYQTKLIDTTLLTPAEIEWVNAYHSDCRKILQPYLNEQEKEWLRKATEPITVSC; encoded by the exons atggcgacggcggcggcggcgagggacgcCCTCCTGGACGAGCTGCGGGCGCGGATGGCGGCGCACTCCCCGCCGCTCCACGCGCTCGTCATCCCGTCCGAGGACGCCCACCAG AGCGAGTATGTGTCGGAGCGGGACAAGCGGCGGCAGTTCATCTCCGGGTTCACCGGGAGCGCTG GTCTGGCGCTTGTCACTATGAATGATGCACTACTGTGGACCGATGGACGCTACTTCTTGCAAGCAGAGCAGCAACTCAGTGATCGCTGGAAATTGATGCGTATGGGAGAAGATCCACCTGTTGAAGTTTGGATAGCTGAT AATCTGTCAGATGAAGCTGTCATTGGAATCAATCCATGGTGCATCTCTGTTGACACTGCCCAGAGATATGAGCATGCATTTTCAAAGAAGCACCAGATACTGTTTCAACTTTCTTCTGACTTGGTAGATGAAATATGGAAGGATCGTCCTTTGGCTGAGGCTCTACCTGTAGTTGTGCATCCTGTAGAGTATGCTGGGCGTAGTGTTACCGAAAAACTTAAGGAGTTACGAgaaaaactactaaatgaGAAGGCTAGGGGCATTATAATAGCTGCTCTTGATGAG GTTGCCTGGCTGTACAACATTAGAGGAAATGATGTGCATTACAGCCCAGTGGTTCATTCTTATTCTATTGTAACCTCGCACAGTGCGTTCTTTTATGTGGATAAGAGAAAAGTATCTGTTGAG GTCCAGAACTACATGACTGAGAATGGTATTGATATCAGAGACTACAATATGGTTCAATCAGATGTAAGCTTGCTTGCATCTGGACAGTTAAAAGGTTCTGCAGTTAATGGTACCTCACATGTGGAAAATGATATGAATGAGAATTCAAAAGTTTGGATTGATTCAAATTCGTGCTGCCTTGCACTCTACTCAAAACTTGACGATCAAGTTCTGATGCTGCAATCACCTATTGCTCTTCCAAAGGCTGTGAag AATCCTGTAGAGCTAGATGGTTTGAGGAAGGCACATATTCGAGATGGTGCGGCTGTTGTGCAATACCTGGCTTGGCTTGACAGTCAG ATGCAAGAGAACTATGGAGCTTCTGGTTACTTTAGTGCGGCCAAGGGTTCACAGAAAAAGGAGCACAT GGAAGTAAAACTTACCGAGGTTTCTGTGAGTGATAAACTCGAAGGTTTCCGTGCATCTAAAGAG CACTTCAAAGGCCTGAGTTTTCCTACGATTTCATCCGTTGGACCAAATGCAGCAGTAATTCACTATTCACCGGAAGCTAGTTCATGTGCTGAACTTGATGctgataaaatatatctatgtgACTCTGGGGCTCAG TATCTTGATGGTACTACAGACATTACAAGAACTGTACATTTTGGCAAACCCTCTGAGCATGAGAAGTCATGCTATACGGCT GTTTTGAAAGGACACATTGCACTAGATATTGCTGTATTTCCCAATGGAACCACAG GGCATGCTCTTGATATTCTCGCACGAACACCACTTTGGAAAAGTGGTCTTGACTACCGGCATGGTACAGGCCATGGAATTGGATCTTATTTGAATGTTCATGAAG GTCCTCACCTAATTAGCTTCAGACCTTCTGCTAGAAATGTACCACTGCAAGCATCAATGACTGTAACAGATG AACCTGGTTACTATGAGGATGGAAGCTTTGGTATAAGGTTGGAGAATGTTCTGATACTTAAAGAGGCCaatactaaatttaattttggagatAAGGGCTATTTGGCATTTGAACATATAACATGG GCTCCATACCAGACAAAACTGATTGACACCACTTTGCTGACCCCTGCCGAGATTGAATGGGTAAACGCGTATCACTCAGACTGCCGAAAAATTCTGCAGCCTTACCTGAATGAGCAGGAGAAGGAATGGCTAAGGAAAGCTACTGAGCCTATCACTGTGAGCTGTTAA
- the LOC102701867 gene encoding probable xyloglucan endotransglucosylase/hydrolase, whose amino-acid sequence MATAAAMAAALAVALVVATASAAAPRKPVDVPFQKNYVPTWAEDHIHYVDGGREVQLYLDKSTGTGFQTRGSYLFGHFSMHMKLVGGDSAGTVTAFYLSSQNSEHDEIDFEFLGNRSGEPYILQTNVFSGGKGDREQRIYLWFDPTKDYHSYSVLWNLYMIAFFVDETPIRVFKNSKDLGVRYPFNQPMKLYSSLWNADDWATRGGREKTDWSRAPFVASYRGFHVDGCEASAEARYCATQGARWWDQPEFQDLDADQYRRLAWVRATHTIYNYCDDRDRYPTMSPECHRDRDA is encoded by the exons atggcgacggcggcggccatggcggctgccctggcggtggcgctggtggtggcgacggcgtcggcggcggcgccgcggaaGCCGGTGGACGTGCCGTTCCAGAAGAACTACGTGCCGACGTGGGCGGAGGACCACATCCACTACGTGGACGGCGGGCGGGAGGTGCAGCTGTACCTGGACAAGTCCACCGGGACGGGGTTCCAGACGAGGGGTTCCTACCTGTTCGGCCACTTCAGCATGCACATGaagctcgtcggcggcgactcggCCGGCACGGTGACGGCGTTCTACCTGTCGTCGCAGAACTCGGAGCACGACGAGATCGACTTCGAGTTCCTGGGGAACAGGTCCGGCGAGCCGTACATCCTGCAGACGAACGTGTTCTCCGGCGGGAAGGGCGACCGGGAGCAGAGGATCTACCTCTGGTTCGACCCCACCAAGGACTACCACTCCTACTCCGTCCTCTGGAACCTCTACATGATCGC GTTTTTCGTGGACGAGACGCCGATCAGGGTGTTCAAGAACAGCAAGGACCTCGGGGTGCGGTACCCGTTCAACCAGCCGATGAAGCTCTACTCCAGCCTGTGGAACGCCGACGACTGGGCcacccgcggcggccgcgagaAGACGGACTGGTCGCGCGCCCCCTTCGTCGCCTCCTACCGCGGCTTCCACGTCGACGGCTGCGAGGCCTCGGCGGAGGCCCGCTACTGCGCCACCCAGGGCGCCCGCTGGTGGGACCAGCCGGAGTTCCAGGACCTCGACGCCGACCAgtaccgccgcctcgcctggGTCCGCGCCACCCACACCATCTACAACTACTGCGACGATCGCGACCGCTACCCCACCATGTCGCCCGAGTGCCACCGCGACCGCGACGCCTGA